The proteins below come from a single Panicum hallii strain FIL2 chromosome 7, PHallii_v3.1, whole genome shotgun sequence genomic window:
- the LOC112899991 gene encoding uncharacterized protein LOC112899991 isoform X1 — protein MAAAAARLLLPRAARTAASSCSATAIARGPLDSFSKHFRTLAPAPAKFMRGLSALSDAAFDAQALDTRVPATVITGFLGSGKTTLLNHILTSQHGKRIAVIENEFGEVDIDSSLVASHSSVAEDIVMVNNGCLCCTVRGDLVKMLLKLVKQKGDKFDHIVIETTGLAKPGPVIETFCSDELVSKYVKLDGVVTMVDCKHAMKHLNEVKARWVVNEAVEQVAYADRIILNKIDLVGDAELEALTNKIKIINGMAQMKKAKFGDVDMDFVLGIGGYDLDRIEAEVQLQESKETGHCHHGDEHGHHHDHVHDSAITSVSIVSEGVLDLDEVNDWLERLVDEKGEDLYRLKGVISVNESTGRFVFQGVHSMLEGCPAKPWESDEKRVNKLVFIGRNLDEAALRKAFNGCLL, from the exons ATGGCGGCCGCGGCTGCGCGGCTGCTGCTTCCGAGGGCGGCCAGGACCGcggccagctcctgctccgccACCGCTATAGCCCGCGGCCCCCTCGATTCCTTCTCTAAACACTTCCGAACGCTCGCACCGGCGCCGGCCAAGTTCATGCGGGGCCTCTCGGCCCTCTCCGACGCGGCCTTCGATGCGCAGGCGCTGGATACCCGCGTCCCCGCCACCGTCATCACCGGCTTCCTCGGCTCCGGCAAG ACAACCCTCCTGAACCACATTTTAACTTCACAGCACGGGAAGAGGATTGCTGTCATTGAAAATGAG TTTGGAGAGGTGGATATCGATAGCTCGCTTGTCGCTAGCCATTCTTCTGTTGCTGAGGACATTGTAATGGTGaataatggctgcttgtgctgCACTGTCCGAGGAGATCTTGTTAAGATGCTTCTGAAGTTGGTGAAGCAGAAGGGGGACAAGTTCGATCATATTGTCATTGAAACAACAG GTCTTGCAAAACCTGGTCCTGTTATTGAGACATTCTGTTCAGATGAATTGGTTTCTAAATATGTGAAACTTGATGGTGTGGTTACTATGGTCGATTGCAAGCATGCCATGAAGCATTTAAATGAAGTAAAAGCCAGATGGGTTGTAAACGAGGCAGTAGAACAAGTTGCTTATGCAGACAGAATTATATTGAATAAG ATTGATTTGGTTGGTGATGCAGAACTGGAGGCGTTAACTAACAAAATTAAG ATCATAAATGGGATGGCACAGATGAAAAAGGCAAAATTTGGCGATGTTGATATGGATTTTGTGCTAGGAATTGGAGGTTATGACCTTGACAG GATAGAGGCTGAAGTCCAACTGCAAGAAAGCAAGGAGACAGGCCATTGTCACCATGGAGATGAACATG GACACCATCATGATCATGTCCATGATTCAGCTATCACTAGTGTGAGCATTGTTTCGGAGGGAGTACTTGATCTTGATGAG GTAAATGATTGGCTGGAGAGGCTGGTTGATGAGAAAGGTGAAGATCTGTACAGATTAAAGGGTGTTATATCTGTAAATGAGTCCACTGGACGCTTCGTATTTCAG GGTGTGCACTCTATGCTGGAAGGATGCCCGGCAAAGCCCTGGGAATCTGATGAGAAGAGAGTCAACAAGCTAGTGTTTATTGGCAGAAACTTGGACGAAGCCGCACTGAGAAAAGCCTTCAACGGTTGCTTACTATGA
- the LOC112899991 gene encoding uncharacterized protein LOC112899991 isoform X2 produces the protein MTTLLNHILTSQHGKRIAVIENEFGEVDIDSSLVASHSSVAEDIVMVNNGCLCCTVRGDLVKMLLKLVKQKGDKFDHIVIETTGLAKPGPVIETFCSDELVSKYVKLDGVVTMVDCKHAMKHLNEVKARWVVNEAVEQVAYADRIILNKIDLVGDAELEALTNKIKIINGMAQMKKAKFGDVDMDFVLGIGGYDLDRIEAEVQLQESKETGHCHHGDEHGHHHDHVHDSAITSVSIVSEGVLDLDEVNDWLERLVDEKGEDLYRLKGVISVNESTGRFVFQGVHSMLEGCPAKPWESDEKRVNKLVFIGRNLDEAALRKAFNGCLL, from the exons ATG ACAACCCTCCTGAACCACATTTTAACTTCACAGCACGGGAAGAGGATTGCTGTCATTGAAAATGAG TTTGGAGAGGTGGATATCGATAGCTCGCTTGTCGCTAGCCATTCTTCTGTTGCTGAGGACATTGTAATGGTGaataatggctgcttgtgctgCACTGTCCGAGGAGATCTTGTTAAGATGCTTCTGAAGTTGGTGAAGCAGAAGGGGGACAAGTTCGATCATATTGTCATTGAAACAACAG GTCTTGCAAAACCTGGTCCTGTTATTGAGACATTCTGTTCAGATGAATTGGTTTCTAAATATGTGAAACTTGATGGTGTGGTTACTATGGTCGATTGCAAGCATGCCATGAAGCATTTAAATGAAGTAAAAGCCAGATGGGTTGTAAACGAGGCAGTAGAACAAGTTGCTTATGCAGACAGAATTATATTGAATAAG ATTGATTTGGTTGGTGATGCAGAACTGGAGGCGTTAACTAACAAAATTAAG ATCATAAATGGGATGGCACAGATGAAAAAGGCAAAATTTGGCGATGTTGATATGGATTTTGTGCTAGGAATTGGAGGTTATGACCTTGACAG GATAGAGGCTGAAGTCCAACTGCAAGAAAGCAAGGAGACAGGCCATTGTCACCATGGAGATGAACATG GACACCATCATGATCATGTCCATGATTCAGCTATCACTAGTGTGAGCATTGTTTCGGAGGGAGTACTTGATCTTGATGAG GTAAATGATTGGCTGGAGAGGCTGGTTGATGAGAAAGGTGAAGATCTGTACAGATTAAAGGGTGTTATATCTGTAAATGAGTCCACTGGACGCTTCGTATTTCAG GGTGTGCACTCTATGCTGGAAGGATGCCCGGCAAAGCCCTGGGAATCTGATGAGAAGAGAGTCAACAAGCTAGTGTTTATTGGCAGAAACTTGGACGAAGCCGCACTGAGAAAAGCCTTCAACGGTTGCTTACTATGA
- the LOC112900001 gene encoding cell division cycle 20.2, cofactor of APC complex-like has translation MDAGSNSISSQKSGSRRAAAQRPPFQEAGSRPYMPPLSTGSRNPSAKCYGDRFIPERSAMDMDLAHYLLTEPRKGKENPAAVASPAKEAYRKLLAEKLLNNRTRILAFRNKPPEPENMLTDLRSDAVQAKPAKQRRHIPQSSERTLDAPELADDYYLNLLDWGSSNVLSIALGSTVYLWDASSGSTSELVTVDDDYGPVTSVSWAPDGRHIAVGLNSSDVQLWDTTSNRLLRTLRGVHELRVGSLAWNNSILTTGGMDGKIVNNDVRIRNNVVQTYHGHEQEVCGLKWSGSGQQLASGGNDNLLHIWDVSMSSSVQSAGRTQWLHRLQDHLAAVKALAWCPFQSNLLASGGGGGDRCIKFWNTHTGACLNSVDTGSQVCALLWNKKEKELLSSHGFTQNQLTLWKYPSMVKMAELNGHTSRVLFMAQSPDGCTVASAAADETLRFWTVFGTPEAAPKAAAKASHTGIFNSFNHIR, from the exons ATGGACGCAGGATCCAATTCCATCTCGTCGCAGAAGAGCGGCAGTCGGCGCGCGGCGGCCCAGCGGCCGCCGTTCCAGGAGGCCGGGTCCAGGCCGTACATGCCGCCGCTCAGCACGGGGTCCCGCAACCCGTCGGCCAAGTGCTAC GGCGACAGGTTCATCCCGGAGCGGTCGGCGATGGACATGGACTTGGCGCACTACCTGCTGACGGAGCCGAGGAAGGGCAAGGAGAacccggcggcggtggcgtccCCGGCCAAGGAGGCGTACCGGAAGCTGCTGGCCGAAAAGCTGCTCAACAACCGCACCAGGATCCTCGCCTTCCGGAACAAGCCGCCGGAACCTGAGAACATGCTCACGGATCTTCGTTCTGATGCAGTCCAAGCCAAGCCGGCGAAGCAGCGCCGACACATTCCCCAG TCTTCAGAAAGGACTCTGGATGCTCCGGAGCTCGCTGACGATTACTACCTCAACCTGCTAGACTGGGGAAGCAGCAATGTGCTGTCCATTGCGCTGGGCAGCACGGTGTACCTCTGGGATGCCTCCAGTGGATCTACGTCTGAGCTTGTTACCGTCGATGATGACTATGGTCCCGTCACAAGCGTTAGCTGGGCTCCTGATGGCCGGCACATTGCTGTAGGCCTAAACTCCTCTGATGTCCAGCTTTGGGACACCACCTCGAACCGACTG CTGAGGACACTACGAGGTGTGCATGAATTGAGAGTCGGTTCTCTGGCATGGAACAACAGCATCCTGACAACTGGTGGCATGGATGGCAAGATCGTGAACAATGATGTGAGGATCAGGAACAATGTTGTGCAGACATATCATGGGCATGAGCAGGAGGTGTGTGGGCTCAAATGGTCAGGATCAGGGCAGCAACTGGCCAGTGGTGGAAATGACAACCTTCTACACATCTGGGATGTGTCCATGTCATCCTCTGTACAGTCTGCTGGGCGTACGCAATGGTTGCACAGGCTTCAGGATCACTTGGCTGCCGTGAAGGCACTGGCATGGTGCCCATTCCAGAGCAACCTGCTGGCTTCTGGCGGTGGTGGGGGTGATCGCTGCATCAAGTTCTGGAACACCCACACTGGTGCATGCCTCAACTCAGTTGACACTGGATCGCAAGTGTGCGCGCTGCTCTGGAACAAGAAGGAGAAGGAGCTGCTGAGCTCACACGGgttcactcagaatcagctcaCCTTGTGGAAGTACCCGTCGATGGTTAAGATGGCTGAACTCAATGGCCATACCTCCCGCGTCCTGTTCATGGCTCAG AGTCCTGATGGATGCACTGTGGCATCTGCTGCAGCAGATGAGACATTGCGGTTCTGGACTGTGTTTGGAACTCCTGAAGCGGCGCCTAAGGCTGCAGCCAAGGCTTCCCACACTGGGATCTTCAACAGTTTCAACCATATCCGATGA
- the LOC112899993 gene encoding clathrin interactor EPSIN 1-like, whose translation MDFMKVFDQTVREIKREVNLKVLKVPEIEQKVLDATSDEPWGPHGSALSELAQATKKFAECQMVMNVLWTRLGERGANWRHVYKALTIIEYLIANGSERAVDDILDHYSKISVLSSFEYVEPNGKDAGINVRKKVETIVGILNDKERIKAVRDKAASNRDKYIGLSSTGITYKSSSASFGSNYSSGERYGSFSGTREADSFGDSYRDKEPVKTSTSKTGSKLRKDTKSDRRNEDYSSPSSLNPPSNTKSSEDDFDDFDPRGSNGKAAAKSTEVDLFGPNLMDDFIDASAAIPATDSAVEPQVDLFADADFQSATTSTETTANMDVQGNVDLFAEKTSFAAAFPPQTGFIPPPSSGVSSEVNTSVSKNGAPEPFDPFGAIPLNSFDGSDPFGGFSSNAGSSTVPPPTHGSTGNISTSNQNLQAASDFGAFVSNNEEAAKDPFDLSSTVNVRKTPLAAPKTDASDFGAFVSSNEEAARDPFDLSSSNNLGRTDQTPLAAPNPSAKKENFQVKSGIWADSLSRGLIDLNITAPKKVNLADIGIVGGLGDGSDEKAMPSWTMGTTSGLGMGIPPSTQAGGIESLANYNKHQFGFK comes from the exons ATGGATTTCATGAAGGTTTTCGATCAGACTGTGCGTGAGAT CAAGAGGGAGGTCAATTTGAAGGTGCTCAAGGTCCCCGAGATTGAGCAGAAG GTACTTGATGCAACAAGTGATGAACCATGGGGCCCCCATGGAAGTGCGCTTTCAGAGCTTGCTCAAGCTACCAAGAAGTT CGCTGAGTGCCAGATGGTAATGAATGTCTTATGGACTAGGCTTGGTGAGAGAGGCGCGAATTGGCGTCATGTGTATAAG GCCTTGACAATTATTGAGTACTTGATAGCCAACGGTTCTGAGAGGGCAGTTGATGATATTCTTGATCATTATTCTAAGATCTCG GTTCTTTCAAGCTTTGAGTATGTGGAGCCTAATGGAAAAGATGCTGGAATAAATGTGAGGAAGAAAGTAGAAACTATTGTTGGCATCCTAAATGACAAGGAGAGAATAAAGGCTGTGAGAGACAAGGCGGCCAGCAACCGTGACAA GTACATTGGACTATCATCAACAGGGATAACATACAAGTCAAGCTCAGCCTCATTTGGTAGTAACTACAGTTCAGGCGAACGTTATGGTAGTTTCAGTGGCACAAGGGAAGCCGACTCATTTGGTGACAGTTACAGGGATAAAGAACCTGTTAAAACCTCCACAAGTAAAACTGGCAGTAAGTTGAGAAAGGATACAAAGTCTGATAGAAG GAATGAGGATTATAGTTCACCCAGCTCCTTGAATCCCCCATCTAATACAAAGAGCAGTGAGgatgactttgatgactttGATCCCCGCGGATCAAATG GCAAAGCTGCTGCTAAATCAACTGAGGTGGATCTGTTTGGCCCAAACTTGATGGATGATTTCATTGATGCATCTGCAGCAATTCCAGCAACAGACAGTGCCGTCGAACCACAGGTCGATCTGTTTGCTGATGCAGATTTCCAGTCAGCAACCACAAGTACAGAGACAACTGCAAATATGGATGTCCAG GGCAATGTTGACCTTTTTGCAGAAAAGACTTCTTTTGCTGCAGCATTCCCGCCACAGACTGGGTTTATTCCACCACCAAGTTCCGGGGTATCTTCTGAAGTAAATACTTCCGTATCCAAGAACGGGGCTCCTGAACCTTTTGATCCTTTTGGTGCTATTCCTTTGAACAGTTTTGATGGATCTGACCCATTTGGTGGCTTCAGCTCAAATGCTGGTTCATCTACCGTACCACCACCCACACACGGTTCTACTGGAAATATTAGCACATCAAACCAGAACCTTCAGGCTGCATCCGACTTTGGTGCCTTTGTATCAAACAATGAAGAAGCAGCTAAAGATCCATTTGATCTTTCTTCAACTGTCAATGTCAGAAAAACGCCCTTGGCAGCTCCCAAAACCGATGCATCTGATTTTGGTGCGTTTGTATCTAGCAACGAGGAAGCAGCTAGGGACCCTTTTGATCTTTCTTCGAGTAACAACCTTGGAAGGACAGACCAAACACCTTTGGCAGCTCCCAATCCTAGCGCAAAGAAAGAAAATTTTCAGGTGAAGTCTGGCATATGGGCAGACTCCTTGAGCCGAGGATTGATTGATCTGAACATTACTGCAC CGAAGAAGGTGAACCTAGCCGACATTGGCATTGTCGGTGGCCTCGGTGATGGGTCCGATGAGAAGGCCATGCCCTCTTGGACCATGGGCACGACATCTGGCCTAGGAATGGGCATCCCACCTTCTACACAAGCCGGTGGCATCGAGAGCTTGGCGAACTACAACAAGCATCAATTTGGCTTCAAATGA
- the LOC112900031 gene encoding myb family transcription factor PHL11-like, producing MLEGSYGGGGDGGAMSRDPKPRLRWTPELHQRFVDAVDRLGGPDKATPKSVLRLMGMKGLTLYHLKSHLQKYRLGRQGKKSTGLELNGSGFAAQGLSFPTPTPVPGDPSEGKNTGEMPLADALKYQIQVQRKLQEQLEVQKKLQMRIEAQGKYLKAILEKAKRNIPFDANAPSDHIDTTRSQLMDFNLALSGFMDNATRVCEESNEQLVKTISDDNHKDNLGFQLYQLGSQEAKEGKWTPKTEDSLRLDLNIKGGYDLSSRGMQACELDLKINQ from the exons ATGCTGGAGGGGAGctacggcggcggaggcgacggtGGGGCCATGTCGCGGGACCCCAAGCCGCGGCTGCGGTGGACGCCGGAGCTCCACCAGCGCTTCGTCGATGCCGTCGACAGGCTCGGCGGCCCGGACA AAGCGACGCCCAAGTCGGTGCTCAGATTGATGGGCATGAAAGGCCTCACTCTGTACCATCTGAAAAGCCACCTTCAG AAATATAGACTGGGAAGGCAGGGAAAGAAAAGCACAGGGCTGGAACTGAACGGCAGTG GATTTGCCGCACAAGGCCTCAGTTTTCCTACTCCAACTCCTGTTCCAGGTGATCCTAGTGAAGGAAAGAACACAGG AGAGATGCCACTTGCTGATGCACTAAAGTATCAAATTCAAGTCCAAAGAAAACTGCAAGAGCAACTTGAG GTGCAAAAGAAGCTGCAGATGCGTATTGAGGCCCAAGGGAAATACTTAAAGGCAATACTAGAGAAGGCTAAGAGAAACATTCCCTTTGATGCAAATGCACCCAGTGACCACATAGACACAACCAGATCACAGCTCATGGACTTCAACCTAGCTCTATCAGGGTTCATGGACAATGCAACTCGAGTATGCGAAGAAAGTAACGAGCAATTGGTGAAAACTATATCTGATGACAACCATAAAGATAATTTAGGCTTTCAGCTCTACCAACTAGGAAGTCAGGAGGCTAAGGAAGGCAAATGGACACCAAAAACTGAAGACTCGCTTCGACTAGACTTGAATATTAAAGGTGGATATGACCTCTCTTCTAGAGGAATGCAAGCATGTGAGCTAGATTTGAAAATCAACCAGTAG
- the LOC112901187 gene encoding uncharacterized protein LOC112901187 isoform X1 → MSALHLQHPAVTLRPSALRARVIPPSKPPKLPRRRFPPPTPLGAESRFARAPRASASESPPLDPQGEPGPKGGFWTKWMVQSAEARARVAKLGLAAVLAYGLFDAVTYTTFFVLAFLGYEKSTGKNPAANLKALLGIVILMWTGNNVTRPFRVAGAAALAPVIDKGLKGIQEKLNLPTQMYAFALVVGSVAAVCFTVVGILVLSKWGK, encoded by the exons ATGTCTGCCCTTCACCTGCAGCACCCGGCGGTCACTCTCCGGCCGAGCGCCCTACGCGCCCGCGTCATCCCGCCATCCAAACCTCCAAAACTTCCACGCCGCCGCTTCCCTCCACCAACCCCACTCGGCGCGGAGAGCAGATTCGCCCGCGCCCCCCGCGCGTCCGCCAGCGAAAGCCCGCCCCTCGACCCGCAG GGCGAGCCCGGGCCGAAGGGTGGATTCTGGACCAAGTGGATG GTGCAGAGCGCGGAGGCGAGGGCCAGAGTGGCCAAGCTCGGCCTGGCCGCCGTGCTGGCCTACGGGCTGTTCGACGCCGTCACCTACACCACCTTCTTCGTGCTCGCCTTCCTCGGCTACGAGAAGAGCACCGGCAAGAACCCTGCGGCCAATCTCAAGGCTCTGCTCGGT ATTGTTATCCTAATGTGGACTGGTAACAATGTTACAAGGCCATTCCGAGTCGCTGGTGCAGCTGCTTTGGCCCCGGTGATCGACAAGGGCTTGAAGGGTATTCAGGAGAAACTTAACCTTCCAACCCAGATGTATGCCTTTGCACTTGTGGTTGGATCCGTGGCCGCGGTATGCTTCACAGTCGTTGGTATCTTGGTCCTCTCAAAGTGGGGAAAGTAA
- the LOC112901187 gene encoding uncharacterized protein LOC112901187 isoform X2, which translates to MSALHLQHPAVTLRPSALRARVIPPSKPPKLPRRRFPPPTPLGAESRFARAPRASASESPPLDPQGEPGPKGGFWTKWMSAEARARVAKLGLAAVLAYGLFDAVTYTTFFVLAFLGYEKSTGKNPAANLKALLGIVILMWTGNNVTRPFRVAGAAALAPVIDKGLKGIQEKLNLPTQMYAFALVVGSVAAVCFTVVGILVLSKWGK; encoded by the exons ATGTCTGCCCTTCACCTGCAGCACCCGGCGGTCACTCTCCGGCCGAGCGCCCTACGCGCCCGCGTCATCCCGCCATCCAAACCTCCAAAACTTCCACGCCGCCGCTTCCCTCCACCAACCCCACTCGGCGCGGAGAGCAGATTCGCCCGCGCCCCCCGCGCGTCCGCCAGCGAAAGCCCGCCCCTCGACCCGCAG GGCGAGCCCGGGCCGAAGGGTGGATTCTGGACCAAGTGGATG AGCGCGGAGGCGAGGGCCAGAGTGGCCAAGCTCGGCCTGGCCGCCGTGCTGGCCTACGGGCTGTTCGACGCCGTCACCTACACCACCTTCTTCGTGCTCGCCTTCCTCGGCTACGAGAAGAGCACCGGCAAGAACCCTGCGGCCAATCTCAAGGCTCTGCTCGGT ATTGTTATCCTAATGTGGACTGGTAACAATGTTACAAGGCCATTCCGAGTCGCTGGTGCAGCTGCTTTGGCCCCGGTGATCGACAAGGGCTTGAAGGGTATTCAGGAGAAACTTAACCTTCCAACCCAGATGTATGCCTTTGCACTTGTGGTTGGATCCGTGGCCGCGGTATGCTTCACAGTCGTTGGTATCTTGGTCCTCTCAAAGTGGGGAAAGTAA
- the LOC112901186 gene encoding ubiquinol oxidase 1a, mitochondrial-like, whose product MSSRMAGSILLRHAGTRLFAAAAVSPAAAARPALLAGADGVPAVMVRLMSTSSSSPTAAAAATPQKAKEEAAKDGGDKKAVVINSYWGIEQTNKLMREDGTEWRWTCFRPWETYTADTSIDLTRHHEPKTMLDKIAYWTVKSLRFPTDVFFQRRYGCRAMMLETVAAVPGMVGGMLLHLRSLRRFEQSGGWIRALLEEAENERMHLMTFMEVAKPRWYERALVIAVQGVFFNAYFLGYLLSPKFAHRVVGYLEEEAIHSYTEYLKDLEAGKIDNVPAPAIAIDYWRLPANATLKDVVTVVRADEAHHRDVNHFASDIHCQGMQLKESPAPIGYH is encoded by the exons ATGAGCTCCCGGATGGCCGGATCCATCCTCCTCCGCCACGCCGGCACGCGCCTcttcgccgcggcggcggtctctccggcggcggccgcgaggcCCGCGCTGCTCGCTGGCGCCGACGGCGTCCCGGCGGTCATGGTGCGGCTCATGtccacgtcgtcgtcctccccCACCGCGGCCGCGGCAGCAACGCCGCAGAAGGCGAAGGAGGAGGCGGCCAAGGATGGAGGGGACAAGAAGGCCGTGGTGATCAACAGCTACTGGGGCATCGAGCAGACGAACAAGCTGATGCGGGAGGACGGCACCGAGTGGAGGTGGACTTGCTTTAGG CCATGGGAGACGTATACGGCGGACACGTCCATCGATCTGACCAGGCACCACGAACCCAAGACGATGCTCGACAAGATCGCCTACTGGACAGTCAAGTCACTGCGCTTCCCCACCGACGTCTTCTTCCAG AGGAGGTATGGCTGCCGGGCGATGATGCTGGAGACCGTGGCAGCGGTGCCGGGGATGGTGGGCGGCATGCTGCTCCACCTGCGCTCGCTCCGCCGCTTCGAGCAGAGCGGCGGCTGGATCCGCGCGCTgctggaggaggccgagaaCGAGCGCATGCACCTCATGACCTTCATGGAGGTGGCCAAGCCGAGGTGGTACGAGCGCGCTTTGGTGATCGCCGTCCAGGGCGTCTTCTTCAACGCCTACTTCCTGGGCTACCTCCTCTCCCCCAAGTTCGCGCACCGCGTCGTCGGCTACCTCGAGGAGGAGGCCATCCACTCCTACACCGAGTACCTCAAGGACCTGGAGGCCGGCAAGATCGACAACGTCCCCGCCCCGGCCATCGCCATCGACTACTGGCGCCTCCCCGCCAACGCCACGCTCAAGGACGTCGTCACCGTGGTGCGCGCCGACGAGGCTCACCACCGTGACGTCAACCACTTCGCATCG GACATCCATTGCCAGGGCATGCAGCTGAAGGAGTCCCCTGCGCCCATCGGATACCACTGA